The nucleotide sequence CCTCGGCCGCCTCTCCGGCATCCGCCGCGTAGCCGGCCGACGAGGCTCCGATGAACACACCTGTGCCACTGCCCTTGAGGTGCCCCGCGGGAATCCCCGCCTGTTCCAACGCCTCCCAGGCTGTCTCCAGCAGCAGCCGCTGCTGCGGGTCCATCGCCGCGGCCTCGCGCGGGGAGATGCCGAAGAACCCCGAGTCGAACTCGGCGGCGTCGTAAAGGAATCCGCCGTCGCGTGCGTACGAGGTACCGGGGTGGTCGGGGTCGGGATGGTAGAGGCCATCGAGGTCCCAACCCCGGTCGGACGGAAATCCGGAGATGGCGTCTTCGCCGTCGGCCACCATTCGCCAGAGATCCTCCGGCGAGTGCACCCGGCCGGGGAACCGGCAGCCCATCCCCACGATCACCACCGGATCGCCACTGTCGGGCGCCGACTCCGTCGCGGGCACGGTCCGCTCATCCACCCCGCCGTGGAGCCTGCGGTGCAGATGCTCGGCGAGTGCGGCGGGCGTCGGATAGTCGAACAACAAGGTGCTGGGCAGAGGGAGGGCGGTCGCCTCGCCGAGCCGTTCGCACAGCTCGACGGCGGTGATCGAGTCGAACCCCAGTTGCTTGAAGGTTCGCTCGGCGCCGATGGCCGCCACCGACTCGTACCCGAGCACGACGGCCGCGTGCGCCCGGACCATGCCGAGCACCTCGCCACCGCTCCGGCCCAGGTCCGAACCCTCAGGCCCGGAGGTGTCCTCAGGCCCCGAAGTATCCTCAGGCTCGGAGACAACCGCAGGTCCGGAGGTGACCGCAGGTCCGAGCGTGGCCCGGCCCTCGGGGCCGGACGCGGAGATCCAGTACGACTGCCGCTGGAAGGCGTACGTGGGCAGCGGAATCCGCCGTCCACCGGACACCAGCGGGTCCCATACCACCTCGGCGCCCGAGACATACAGCTCGGCCAGCGCGGTGACCAGGGCCAGTGGCTCGGACCGGTCGCGGCGGAGCGTGCCCACCAGCGTCCCGGGCCTGGTCAGGCAGTCGCGGGCCAGGGTGGTGAGCGCCTTGTCCGGGCCCAGCTCCACGATGGTGGTGACGCCTTCGCCTTCCAGAGCCCGAATGCCGTCCAGGAACCGTACGGTCCGACGGACATGCCGCACCCAGTACTCCGGGGAACACAGCTCTTCCGCCGTGGCACGGCTGCCGGTCACATTCGATATGAGCGGTATCCGCGGCGGCCGGTACGTGAGGCTCTCGGCGATATGCCGAAGCTCGTCGAGGACGGGGTCCAGATGCGGTGAATGGAAGGCGTGGCTGGTCCGGAGCCGCTTCGTTCTGCGTCCGCGGTGGGTCCACTGCGCCGCGAGGTCGAGTACGGCCCGCTCATCCCCCGAGATCACCGTGGCGGTCGGCCCGTTGACCGCCGCCACGCAGATCCGAGCGCTGTCGTCCGCTGCCGCGCCCGTCATGAGCGTCCGGGTGACCTCGTCCTCGCTCGCTTCGAGCAGGACCATGGCGCCCGGTTCCGTCACGGCCTGCATCAGCCGGCCGCGGGCGGCGACGAAGGCGGCGGCGTCCGCCAGCGACAGCACACCGGCGACATGGGCGGCGCTCACTTCGCCGAGGGAGTGGCCGATCAGCACGTCCGGTACGAGCCCGAAGTCCTCGAGCAGCCGGAAGAGCGCCACCTCCACCGCGAAGAGTCCGGCCTGGGCGTACACCGTCTGATCGAGCAGCTCGGCGTCGTCGCCGTGGATGACGTCCCGAAGGGGCCGGTCCAGGTGTGCGTCCAGCGCCGTGCACACGATGTCGAGAGCGTCGGCGAACACGGGGAAGACGGCACTGAGTTCGCGTCCCATGCCGAGACGCTGGGATCCCTGGCCGGCGAAGGCGAAGGCGAGCCTTCCCGTCCTCGCCGTGCCGGTCACCAGGCGGGGTGCCGTGCCGCCTTCGGCGAGGGTGTCCAGGCCGGGTGCCGCGTCGGTGGCCGCCCCGGCGATGAGCACCGCGCGGTGTTCGAAGGTGGTTCGGGTGGTGGCGAGGGAGAAGGCGAGGTCGGTGAGGTTCGGCGACCGCTCCACATACGGCCGTAGCCGCATCGCCTGGCCCCGGAGCCCGGCCGCGGTCGTCGCCGACAGCGCGAGCGGGACCGGGATGGAGACAGGGAGCGGAGCCGGGGCCGGGGCCGGGAGGGCCCCGGGCTCCGGGTGTGCGGAGGCGTGGGAGGGGACCTGGGCGGGTGGTTCCGCAAGCACCACATGGCAGTTGGTGCCGCCCATCCCGAACGAGCTGACGCCGGCGACCAGGCGCTTGTCCGCCTTCGGCCACTCCCCCGGTGCCAGGCGCATTTCCAGGTTGAGCTCGCCCAGGGGGATGCGGGGATTCGGCGTGCGGTGATGGAGACTGGCCGGTAGCTGACGGTGGTGGATGGCCAGTGCCGTCTTCAGCAGTCCGGCGATACCGGCGGCGGCTTCAAGGTGGCCGATGTTGGTCTTCACCGAACCAAGCTGCACCGGCCCCGTGCCGGTCCGGCCGAAGACGGCACCCAGGGCCGCCGCCTCGGCCGGGTCGCCGAGCGCCGTTCCGGTGCCGTGCAGCTCCACGTACTGCACGGAGCCGGGTGAGACCGCGGCCCGCCGCTGGGCCAGCCGGAGGACCTCTTGCTGACCGCGGGAGTCGGGGGCGGTGAGCGACGTACCGCCGCCGTCGTTGTTGACCGCGCTGCCCTCGATCACGCAGTAGACGGTGTCGCCGTCGGCGAGGGCGTCGGACAGCGGTTTCAGGACGACGATTCCACCGCCCTCGCCCCGCACATAGCCATTGGCGCGGGCGTCGAAGGTGAAGCAGCGGCCGTCCGGGGAGAGCGCGCCGAACGCGGCGATATCGGCGGCGGTTTCCGCGGAGAGGTTCAGGTTCACTCCGCCCGCCAGCGCGAGCCTCGACTCGCCGCGCCGCAGGCTCTCCACGGCCATATGCACCGCGACCAGGGAGGACGCCTGGGCCGCGTCGACGGTCACGCTGGGACCGCTCAGGCCGAGCACATGGGAGAGCCGGTTCGCGATCATGGCGCGCTGGGTGCCGGTCAGCGTGTGGTGCGAGCGGCCGCGGGCGCTGATCAGCGAGGCGTAGTCGGCGGACCCGGCGCCGATGAACGCGCCGACGGTGGCTCCCCGCAGAGTGGCCGGCACGATGCCCGCGTCCTCCAGCCCTTCCCATCCCAGCTCCAGTATCAGCCGCTGCTGGGGGTCCATCGTCACGGCCTCGCGTGGCGAGATGCCGAAGAACGCGGGGTCGAAACGGTCGACGTCGTCGATGAAGCCGCCATGGCGGATGGCGGGCGGCATGGACGGGTCGTCGGCCCACCGCCCGGCGGGCACCTCGCCGATCGCCGAGACGCCCTCGCTCAGCAGCCGCCAGAACGCCTCGGGGTCGGGTGCCTGCGGAAAGCGGCAGGACATTCCGACAACGGCGATGGCCTCGTCCGGTTCCATGCTGTTCCTCGGGGCGGGATCGTCGTTCACTGATCGCGACCTCGGACCTGCCACACCTGCGAGACCGACCGACCGGGGTCCCCGGCGGCTGTGGAGACCACCGCCACCACGTCGTCGCAGAACCGCTCGATGGTGGCGCGGTCGAAGAGGGACGTGCTGAACAGCACGGTGCCGGCGAGGCCGCCGTCCTCCGCGTTCTCGTACAGGTCGATCTCCATGTCCACGTTGACGGTCACCGGTGGGTGGGTCATCAGGAACGGCTCGGCGGTAAGCCCGGTGAGCATGAGGGGCCGCTGTGGGGTGTTGACGATCTGGAAGATCACCTTTACCGGCGGATCGTCCGACAGCCGTGTCCCGGCGTGGCCGCCGGTGGGTTCGTCCGAGTGCTTGAGATCCGAGCGCTTGAGAACCGAGTGCTTGAGAACGGAGACGAACGGCACGTCCTGGTGGGTAAAGGCGTCCGACATCGCATCGCGCACCGTGGCCAGCAGTGTGCCGAAGTCCGTGGCGCCGGAGACCTCGGTGCGCAGCGCCAGCATCTTGGAGACGAGGCCCACCACGTTCTCCAGTTCGTCCCGGCCACGGTTGGCCATGGGCACGCCGACGAGGACGTCCTGGTTGTCCGAGCGGGCGGACATGACCACCTTCAGCGCGGTCAGCAGCGTCATGTACAAGGTGGCGCTGGACGATTCGCCCAGTCGCCGGGCCGCCTCCACGGCGTCCTTCGGCAGTCGCCAGTGGTAGATGCCGCTCTCGTATCGGGCCGACGTGGCGCGGGGCCGGTCAGTGGGCAGTTCGGCGGGTGTCATTCCATCGAAGTGCCGCTGCCAGTAGTCGAGTTGGCGTCGCAGCAGATCCCCGCGCAACCACTCGCGCTCCCAGTTCGCGACATCGGCGTACTGGACGGGCACGGGCGGCAGATCGGGTTCGGCGCCGCGCAGCAGGGCCGAGTACACGAGGGACAGATCGCGGACCAGCACACCTTGGGACCAGCCGTCGGTGACCAGATGGTGCAGGGTGAGCACCAGCACATGGTCGAGCTCGGCCAGGCGCAGCACGCGCAGCCTCGCCAGTGGGCCGCTCGTGAGGTCGAAGGGCCGTGCCGCCTCCTGTCCGGCCAGTACGGAGGCTTCGGCCTCGTCGTCCGCCTCGGCCACCTCCACCTGGACCGGCACATTCGGCCGGATCACCTGGACGTATCCGTCGGCTTCCCTGACGAAGGTGGTGCGCAGGGCCTCGTGCCGGTCGATCAGCAGGGCCATCGCCCGCCGCAGGCAGTCGAGGTCCAGTTCGCCCGAGACCCGCACGGCCATGGGGATGTTCCAGTGCCCGGCGTCGAGGACATCGCCGAAGAAGAGGTCCGTCTGCTGCTGTGCGAAGGTGAGGGGTACGGGCTGATCGCGCCGCGTGGGGACCAGCGGCGGCAGCTCGGGCCCGGGAACGGACCGGGCGGCGGCGCTGAGGGTGGCCGCCAGCTCCCTGGGGGTGCGTTGCTGGAAAACGGTCTTCAGCGGTACGTCGACGCCAAGGGCGGTCCGGAGCCTGGCGACCACCCTGGTGGCGATGAGGGAATGGCCGCCCAGTGCGAAGAAGTCGTCGTCGATACCGACCCTGGTGGCGCCGAGCAGATCCGCGTAGACCCGGCAGACGGCCTCTTCCCCGGGGGTGCGGGGGGCGACGTAGCCGACCTCCAGCACGGTGCGCAGGTCGGGGGCGGGCAGCGCCTTCCGGTCGATCTTGCCGCCGGAGGTCAGGGGCATGGTGTCCAGCAGGACGAAAGCGGAGGGCACCATGTATTCGGGCACCGCGGACTCGACGTGCCGGCGCAGGGTTTCGGTCAGCCGGTCGTGCCGGTCCGCGGCGGTGGCATCGGCCACCACATAGGCCACCAGCCGCTTGTCCCCCGGGGTGTCCTCACGCACCATCACGGCCGTGTGCAGCACATCCTGGTGCCTGGCGAGGATCGCCTCGATCTCGCCCGGTTCGATCCGGAAGCCACGGATCTTCACCTGGTCGTCGATCCGGCCGAGGTATTCCAGGTTGCCGTCGGGCAGCCAGCGCACCAGGTCGCCGGAGCGGTACATCCGCGATCCATCGCCGTGGAACGGGTTCGCCACGAACCGGGAGGCGGTCAGATCCGGACGGCCGAGATAGCCTCTGGCCAGGCCCGCTCCGGCCACGCACAGCTCACCGGGCACCCCCACGGGGACGGGCCGGAGCCGCCGGTCGACGACGTACACCCGGGTGTTGCCGATCGGGCGGCCGATGGGGGCGGTGAGCGGCCACTCGGCCACCTCGGCGGGGAGCGAGTAGGAGGTCACCACATGGGCTTCGCTGGGACCGTAGTGGTTGTGCAGCCGCAGCTCGGGGCGGCGGGCACACAGCTCGCGCAGATCGTGGTGGAGGGAGAGGGGTTCACCGGCCTGTGAGAGATGGCGCAGCGCGGCCAGCTCGGTGCCGTGCGGATCCACTTCCTCGGAGATCGCCCGCAGCATCACATTCGGTACGAAGAGCTGGTCGATCTCGTGGGCGTGGATCCATCGGGCGAACTCGACGGGGTCCATGCGCAGTTCCTCGCCGGGGATGACGATCGTCTCGCCGTACAGCAGCGCCGAGAAGATCTCCTGGAGCGAGATGTCGAAGGTCAGCGTGGCGAATTGGGCCGTCTTTGCGTCGGGGCCGATCGGCAGGGCCTTCTTCTGCCAGGCCACCAGGTTGAGCACACAGGAGGCGGGCATGAGGATGCCCTTGGGGACTCCGGTGGAGCCGGAGGTGTAGATGACATAGGCGAGGTTCTGGGCGCTGGGCCGTGCCGTGGGCGGGGTCCGGGGCCGGCTGGTGAGCGATTCGCGCTCGGCGTCGAGCAGGATGAGCCGGACCCCGGCCGTCCCGGATGGCTCACTCTCCCCGGATGTCTCAAGTGCCCCGGCTGTCCCGGGTGTCTCCGGCCCTTCGGTGATCCGCGATGTCCCGGCGGGCTCCTCCGCTTCGGAGGGTTTTTCGAGCAGGCTGCTGAAGCGCTGCTGGGTGACGGCGACGGTCACCCCGGCGTCGGCCAGTACGAACTGGATACGGTCCCGGGGGTGGTTCGGGTCGATCGGCACATAGGCCGCTCCGAGCTTGAGGATCGCGAGAATCGCCACGATCATCTCGGCGCCGCGGTCGACACACAGCCCGACCAGGGTCTCGGGGCCGATCCCCCGGCTCTCCAGGAGGTGGGCGAGCTGGTTCGAGCGCTGGTCCAGCTCGGCGTAGGTGATGCGGTCGGCGCCGCTGATCACGGCCACCGCGCCGGGGCGGCGTTCGGCCTGGGCGGTGAAGAGCGCGGGCAGCGATCCGGCCGGTACGGGGCCCGTGGTGTGGTTGAACTCCTCCAGGACCTTCGCCCGCTCGGCGTCGTCGAGCGGGGAGATCTCGGAGAGGGGCCGGTCCGGCTCGGCCAGAACACCTCGCAGGACGACGGTGACATGGTGCAGCAGCCGTTCGACGGTGCTCCTGTCGAACAGGGCCTTGCTGAAGACGATATGACCGAGCACTCCGTCCTCGGCCTCGACGAGATGGACCTCCAGGTCCATCCGCGTGAGGATCCGGCCGTGGTCGTAGGGCTCGGTCTCCGCGCCGGGCAGGGCGAGCCGCTCCCCCGGCACGTTGATCATCTGGAAGAGCACCTGTACCAGCGGGTTCCGGGACAGGTCCCGCTCGGGGTGCACCTGCTCCACCAGATACTCGAAGGGCAGGTCGCCATGGGCGAAGGCACCGGCCGCCATGTCCCGGACCCGTGCCAGCAGTTGGCGGAAGGTGGGGTCGCCGGACAGGTCGGTCCGCAGCACCACGGTATTGACGAAGAACCCGATGAGGCCCTCGACCTCGGCGCGCCCCCGGTTGGCCACGGGGGTGCCCACCGTGATGTCGTCGCTGTCCACATACCGGCCCAGGACCAGTTGGAAGGCGGCCAGCAAGGTCATGTAGAGGGTCGCGTTCTCACCGGCGCCCAGCCGGCGGGCGGCCTGGATCAGTTCGGCGGGCAGCTCCCAGCGCACCGCGTCGCCTTCCTGGCGGGCGACCGAGGGCCGGGGCCGGTCGGTGGGCAGCTCCAGCGCGGGGGCCATACCGTCGAGCCGCTTCGTCCAGTAGTCCAACTGGCGGCGCAGGGTCGGACCGGACAGCCAGTCGCGCTCCCACTCCGCGTAGTCGGCGTACTGCACGGGCAGCGGCGGCAGTACGGGCTCCCGCCCGGCGTCGAACGCCTCGTACGCGGCGGACAGCTCACCCACCAGAATGCCCTGTGACCAGGCGTCCGTGGCCACATGGTGCACCGTCAGCAGCAGGACGTGGTCGTGGTCGTCCAGCCGCAGCACCTTGGCCCGCAGCAAGGGGCCGGTGCTCAGGTCGAAGGGCTCGGTGATCTCCGCTCCGGCCAGCCGCCGGACCGCGGCGAGCCGCTCCTCCTCCGGGCCTTCGGGCACCGATTCGATCCGCACCGGAACGGGGGCGGGGGGCTGGATCGACTGCACCGGTTGTCCGCCGGTCTCGGTGAAGGTGGTGCGCAGCGCCTCGTGCCGGGCGGCCACCAGCGAAAGGGCCCGGGAGAGATGGGCGACGTCCAGGCGGCCGCGCACCCGCACCGCGAAGGGGAGGTTGTACGAGGCGTTGCCGGGCTCCAACTGGTCCAGAAACCACAGTCGTCGCTGGGCGAATGACGCCCTCAGCTCCCGGTCCCTGGCGACCGGCACCACACCCGTGGATTCCTTTCGCCTGGTGCGCTCGAAGAGATTGCTCATGGCCGCGCTGAGACCTTGGGATTTGGGCGCGCCTGATTGCCCCACAACACAGCCTTCCCCGACGACTGATGGAAATGGTTTTGCGCGATTATTTCGCTGATACTGCCACTGATGCTTGCCCAGCTATGGCGCGGACGCCGTTTAAAGGGAACTCAGCACGGTGCACAAGTCAGCACCGGCGCACCATCGCCCCGGCCCGCGCCGGTATTCGACGCGCGACACATGGGGATCCGGAGTCCGGAGAAGCCGACCCGTCGGCTGAAACTCACCGGGTGAGCGGCGTCGATATCCGAGACGAACATCCGGCGCACTTCGAACTCTTCCGAGCGGACAGCCGGTTGAGCGACAGCCCGCGCACCGGCGCCCACCAGGCTCTTACCGGATTCATAAGGCGGCAGCCAGGCGGTGACGCCAGGGCCGGACAGGGAATTTCCGCGAAATCCGCCACGCTGCGGTGAGATGTCGTTTTCCTCGCGATCCTCGCGATCCAAGACAGCATTTCCTGAGGTCGACCGGTCGGTCATTCGGTCCATTAAGACATCACGCGCGACCAGTCGCGCGATCCCGGTGATATCGGATGCGCGCAACACCAAAACACTCACCACAGCCCCCGTTCGCCGTCCAGCGAGTCCCCTGAGGTGAACCTAGATCGTTGGCTGATCCGCTGTCAACCCGCACCTTTTCGGCGATAAATAGCGGGAGTTGCCGACCTGCGCGAACTCACCGGCCCGCATGATCCGCCAGTCGGCGGTGACGCGGTGATTTCGGTCACCACGCCCATTTCGGCGTCCAGGCACCGGCGTCGCGGTGGCCGGGCGGCGCGGCGGCGAGGTGGTCGCGGAGCGCGGTGAGGGCGGGGTGCGGGTTGTCGCGGTGCCAGATCAGCGAATGCGGGTAGACCGGGGTCGGGTGGTGCACCTCGATGCGCCGCAGCCCGTAGTCGGCGGGCCAGACCAGGCGGGTCCGTTCGCCGACGAAGGTCGCCAGCGTCGAGGAGTCGGCGATCGTGTCGAGGAGCGGCTCGGGCCCGAAGTACGGGCCGATCGCGTCGATGGTGATCCCGAACGCGGCGGCGAGGTCGTCGTAGTAGGCGGCCCATTCGGTACCGGGGACGATGCCCGGCATCCAGATCCGGTGCCCGGCGAGCTCGGCGGGGGTGACCTCGCGGGCGGCGGCGAGCTCATGGGACGGTCCGGTGAGGAGCTGGATGGGCTCGTCGTGGACCCGGGTGGCCTCGATGCCGCCGGGGAGCCGCCGGGCGGGCACGGTGACCGCCCGGAACGACGCGTCGATCGTGCCGGTGCGCACGGCGGCGATGGCCGCGTCGGCGTCGAAGAGCGTCACCACATCGAGTTCGACCCCGGGGTGCGCCCGGTGGAAGCCGCGGAGCAGATCGGCCGGTGCGAGCCGCCGCCCGATCACATCGACGCGCAGCGCGCGGCGGCCGGGGCGTACGGAGGCGGCGGCCCGTTCCTCGGCCCGCAGAAGTTCGCGGGCGTGGGGCAGGAACGCCTGCCCGTCGATGGTGAGCAGGGCTCCGCGCGCGGTACGGGTGAACAGCCGCACGCCGAGTTCCTTCTCCAGCGCGGCGATGCGCTTGGAGACGGCCTGCTGGGTGATGGACAGATCGCCGGCCGCCTCCTGGAACTGGCCCGCGTCCGCGACGGCGACGAAGGTGCGCACGGCCTTGAGGTCCACGTCGGCCACCTTAGTCGCACAACGTCTGGTTGTGGCATGTCGAGGGCGTTGTTTGAACCGCCCGCCCAGGCTCGCTTGGATATCGCCCGTTCTATGTGAGGTTCTTCGGGCGGGACGGCGAGGAGGGGTGCGCTGCACATGGGGGCGAGGCGGAAGCTGGGGCGGCAGTTCGGATGGCTCTGGGGGGCGTACGCGGTCAGCGCGTTCGGCACCTGGCTCGCGTTCGACGCGTTCCCGATGATCGCGATCATTGTTCTCCATGCCGGGGCGGCCCAGGTGTCGCTGCTGGCGGCCGCGGGGCTCGCGGTGGGCGCGGCGGTGGCGCTGCCGCTCGGGCCATGGATGGAGTTCCGCCGCAAGCGGCCGGTGATGATCGCGATGGATGTGGTCCGGTTCGCGGCCCTGATGACCGTCCCCGTCCTGTTTCTGCTCGGCCGGCTCACCTTCGCCCAGCTCGTGGTCGTGTCGATCGTCGTCTCCGCGGCCGACATCGCCTTCACCGCGGCCAGTGGGGCGTGCCTGAAGGCGCTGGTGCCGCGGGAGGACCTGCTGGTGGCGAACGCGCGGTTCGAGTCCACGGCCTGGACCGCCACCATGCTCGGACCGCAGATCGGCGGGGCCGCGATCGGGCTCTTCGGTCCGGTGATGACCGTGGCGGCCAATGCGGTCAGCTTTCTGCTCTCGGCGGCGGGGATCCGTGCGATCGGCGGCACGGAGCCACGCCCCGCGCGCACCGGCCCGCCGCCACGGCTCCGGGCCGGTGAGCTGCTGGAGGGCTGGCGGTGCATTCTGACCAACCCGGCGCTGCGTCCGCTGTTCTTCAACCAGGTCCTGGTGGGCGGGCTGATCATGGCGACCGCGCCGCTGCTCGCCGTCCTCATGCTGGGCAGCCTGGGGTTCGCGCCCTGGCAGTACGCCATGGCCTTCACACTGCCCTGCATCGGCGGTCTGATCGGCTCCCGGCTGGCTCCCCGGCTGGCGGAACGGTTCGGGCGGCACCGGGTCATGCTGATCTCGGGGGCGCTGCGGGCGTGCTGGTTGCCGGGGTTGGCCTTCGTCCGCCCGGGTACGGCGGGACTGGTGCTGGTCATGGCGGTCGAGCTGGGGCTGATCTGCTGCATGGGCGTGTTCACCCCGCTGTACGCCACCTATCGGCTCGACCGGACCCCGGCGGACCGGGTCGCCCGCACCCTCTCCGCGTGGTCGGTCTCCAGCAAGGCCACCGTCGCGACCCTGACCGCCCTGTGGGGCCTGCTGGCCGCTGTCACCGGCCCCCGGATCGCGATCGCCACAGCCGGACTCCTCAGCCTGGCGACCCCGCTCCTCCTCCCCCGGCACGAGCACGGCGCGCCCCGT is from Streptomyces hygroscopicus and encodes:
- a CDS encoding LysR family transcriptional regulator, translated to MDLKAVRTFVAVADAGQFQEAAGDLSITQQAVSKRIAALEKELGVRLFTRTARGALLTIDGQAFLPHARELLRAEERAAASVRPGRRALRVDVIGRRLAPADLLRGFHRAHPGVELDVVTLFDADAAIAAVRTGTIDASFRAVTVPARRLPGGIEATRVHDEPIQLLTGPSHELAAAREVTPAELAGHRIWMPGIVPGTEWAAYYDDLAAAFGITIDAIGPYFGPEPLLDTIADSSTLATFVGERTRLVWPADYGLRRIEVHHPTPVYPHSLIWHRDNPHPALTALRDHLAAAPPGHRDAGAWTPKWAW
- a CDS encoding amino acid adenylation protein, whose product is MSNLFERTRRKESTGVVPVARDRELRASFAQRRLWFLDQLEPGNASYNLPFAVRVRGRLDVAHLSRALSLVAARHEALRTTFTETGGQPVQSIQPPAPVPVRIESVPEGPEEERLAAVRRLAGAEITEPFDLSTGPLLRAKVLRLDDHDHVLLLTVHHVATDAWSQGILVGELSAAYEAFDAGREPVLPPLPVQYADYAEWERDWLSGPTLRRQLDYWTKRLDGMAPALELPTDRPRPSVARQEGDAVRWELPAELIQAARRLGAGENATLYMTLLAAFQLVLGRYVDSDDITVGTPVANRGRAEVEGLIGFFVNTVVLRTDLSGDPTFRQLLARVRDMAAGAFAHGDLPFEYLVEQVHPERDLSRNPLVQVLFQMINVPGERLALPGAETEPYDHGRILTRMDLEVHLVEAEDGVLGHIVFSKALFDRSTVERLLHHVTVVLRGVLAEPDRPLSEISPLDDAERAKVLEEFNHTTGPVPAGSLPALFTAQAERRPGAVAVISGADRITYAELDQRSNQLAHLLESRGIGPETLVGLCVDRGAEMIVAILAILKLGAAYVPIDPNHPRDRIQFVLADAGVTVAVTQQRFSSLLEKPSEAEEPAGTSRITEGPETPGTAGALETSGESEPSGTAGVRLILLDAERESLTSRPRTPPTARPSAQNLAYVIYTSGSTGVPKGILMPASCVLNLVAWQKKALPIGPDAKTAQFATLTFDISLQEIFSALLYGETIVIPGEELRMDPVEFARWIHAHEIDQLFVPNVMLRAISEEVDPHGTELAALRHLSQAGEPLSLHHDLRELCARRPELRLHNHYGPSEAHVVTSYSLPAEVAEWPLTAPIGRPIGNTRVYVVDRRLRPVPVGVPGELCVAGAGLARGYLGRPDLTASRFVANPFHGDGSRMYRSGDLVRWLPDGNLEYLGRIDDQVKIRGFRIEPGEIEAILARHQDVLHTAVMVREDTPGDKRLVAYVVADATAADRHDRLTETLRRHVESAVPEYMVPSAFVLLDTMPLTSGGKIDRKALPAPDLRTVLEVGYVAPRTPGEEAVCRVYADLLGATRVGIDDDFFALGGHSLIATRVVARLRTALGVDVPLKTVFQQRTPRELAATLSAAARSVPGPELPPLVPTRRDQPVPLTFAQQQTDLFFGDVLDAGHWNIPMAVRVSGELDLDCLRRAMALLIDRHEALRTTFVREADGYVQVIRPNVPVQVEVAEADDEAEASVLAGQEAARPFDLTSGPLARLRVLRLAELDHVLVLTLHHLVTDGWSQGVLVRDLSLVYSALLRGAEPDLPPVPVQYADVANWEREWLRGDLLRRQLDYWQRHFDGMTPAELPTDRPRATSARYESGIYHWRLPKDAVEAARRLGESSSATLYMTLLTALKVVMSARSDNQDVLVGVPMANRGRDELENVVGLVSKMLALRTEVSGATDFGTLLATVRDAMSDAFTHQDVPFVSVLKHSVLKRSDLKHSDEPTGGHAGTRLSDDPPVKVIFQIVNTPQRPLMLTGLTAEPFLMTHPPVTVNVDMEIDLYENAEDGGLAGTVLFSTSLFDRATIERFCDDVVAVVSTAAGDPGRSVSQVWQVRGRDQ
- a CDS encoding major facilitator transporter, translated to MGARRKLGRQFGWLWGAYAVSAFGTWLAFDAFPMIAIIVLHAGAAQVSLLAAAGLAVGAAVALPLGPWMEFRRKRPVMIAMDVVRFAALMTVPVLFLLGRLTFAQLVVVSIVVSAADIAFTAASGACLKALVPREDLLVANARFESTAWTATMLGPQIGGAAIGLFGPVMTVAANAVSFLLSAAGIRAIGGTEPRPARTGPPPRLRAGELLEGWRCILTNPALRPLFFNQVLVGGLIMATAPLLAVLMLGSLGFAPWQYAMAFTLPCIGGLIGSRLAPRLAERFGRHRVMLISGALRACWLPGLAFVRPGTAGLVLVMAVELGLICCMGVFTPLYATYRLDRTPADRVARTLSAWSVSSKATVATLTALWGLLAAVTGPRIAIATAGLLSLATPLLLPRHEHGAPRPEQEPVPSHT